Proteins encoded by one window of Synechococcus sp. MVIR-18-1:
- the rpsN gene encoding 30S ribosomal protein S14, whose translation MAKKSMIARDVKRKKIVARFSDRRAALMSAFHAAKDPMERLEIHRKIQGLPRNSAPNRVRNRCWATGKPRGVYRDFGLCRNQLRERAHKGELPGVVKSSW comes from the coding sequence ATGGCCAAGAAGTCGATGATTGCCCGAGATGTGAAGCGGAAAAAGATAGTCGCGCGCTTTTCGGACAGGCGCGCAGCTCTCATGTCTGCGTTCCATGCCGCTAAGGATCCGATGGAGCGTCTTGAGATCCATCGCAAGATCCAGGGGTTGCCTCGTAACAGCGCCCCAAACCGTGTGCGCAATCGTTGCTGGGCGACTGGAAAGCCCCGCGGCGTTTATCGCGATTTTGGGCTGTGCCGCAATCAGCTTCGTGAACGTGCTCACAAAGGTGAGCTCCCCGGTGTTGTGAAGTCCAGCTGGTGA
- a CDS encoding polyribonucleotide nucleotidyltransferase, with the protein MQGQTQSISFDGREIRLTTGRYAPQAGGSVMIECGDTSVLVTATRSTGRDGIDFLPLICDYEERLYAAGRIPGSFMRRESRPPERATLICRLIDRPMRPLFPSWLRDDLQIVATCMSLDERVPADVLAVTGASMATLLAKIPFYGPMAAVRVGLLGDDFVLNPSYREIERGDLDLVVAGTPQGVVMVEAGANQLPEGDVIEAIDFGYEAVSELIKAQQSILKEAGIEQVIPEVPEQDKTLPVYLEKACSKSIGEVLGQFEQTKAERDEKLDAIRSTTAETIKGLKDSDPVRVAVSANGKALPNSFKALTKTLMRQQILKDGKRVDGRTLDQVRPISAAAGVLPKRVHGSGLFQRGLTQVLSTATLGTPSDAQEMDDLNPSNEKTYLHHYNFPAYSVGETRPMRSPGRREIGHGALAERAIVPVLPAKDTFPYVVRVVSEVLSSNGSTSMGSVCGSTLALMDAGVPLKAPVSGAAMGLIKEGDEVKILTDIQGIEDFLGDMDFKVAGTDKGITALQMDMKITGLPVSIIAEAVNQARPARLHILEKMMEAIESPREGLSPHAPRLLSFRIDPELIGTVIGPGGRTIKNITERTNTKIDIEDSGIVTIASHDGAAAEEAQKIIEGLTRKVNEGEVFTGSITRIIPIGAFVEILPGKEGMIHISQLSEARVEKVEDVVKVGDEVTVRVREIDNRGRINLTLRGVPQNGESPDSQPAPTPVAPLS; encoded by the coding sequence GTGCAAGGTCAGACGCAGTCGATCTCCTTTGACGGTCGGGAGATACGGCTGACCACAGGGCGGTATGCCCCCCAAGCCGGCGGCTCGGTGATGATTGAGTGCGGAGACACCTCCGTCTTGGTCACGGCTACACGCTCCACAGGTCGAGATGGAATTGATTTTCTCCCGCTGATCTGTGACTACGAAGAGCGCCTCTATGCAGCAGGCAGGATTCCTGGAAGTTTTATGCGGCGCGAAAGTCGTCCTCCTGAGCGCGCCACGCTGATTTGCCGTCTCATCGATCGGCCGATGCGTCCGTTGTTCCCAAGTTGGCTTCGCGACGATTTGCAGATTGTTGCGACTTGCATGTCGCTTGATGAGCGGGTTCCGGCTGATGTGCTCGCCGTTACAGGGGCCTCCATGGCCACCCTCTTGGCAAAGATTCCCTTCTATGGGCCGATGGCCGCTGTTCGCGTCGGTTTGCTGGGTGACGATTTTGTGCTGAATCCCAGCTACCGGGAGATTGAGCGCGGCGATCTAGACCTCGTTGTTGCAGGCACCCCACAAGGTGTAGTGATGGTGGAAGCTGGTGCGAATCAGCTCCCTGAGGGAGATGTGATTGAAGCGATCGACTTTGGCTACGAAGCTGTTTCTGAGTTGATCAAAGCTCAGCAATCCATCCTCAAAGAGGCTGGGATCGAGCAAGTGATTCCTGAGGTTCCTGAGCAAGACAAAACGCTGCCTGTCTATCTAGAGAAAGCCTGCAGTAAATCGATTGGCGAGGTGCTTGGCCAGTTCGAGCAAACCAAGGCTGAGCGTGACGAAAAGCTGGATGCGATTCGCAGCACAACCGCGGAAACGATCAAGGGCCTCAAGGACTCCGATCCTGTTCGCGTTGCGGTTAGTGCCAACGGCAAGGCCCTTCCAAACAGTTTTAAGGCGCTCACCAAAACCTTGATGCGCCAGCAGATCCTTAAGGACGGAAAACGGGTGGATGGTCGCACCCTGGATCAGGTGCGTCCGATTAGCGCTGCTGCAGGAGTGCTTCCGAAGCGAGTACACGGCTCAGGTTTGTTTCAACGCGGACTCACCCAGGTGTTGTCGACCGCCACTCTTGGCACCCCAAGTGACGCTCAGGAGATGGATGATCTCAATCCAAGCAACGAAAAAACCTACCTGCACCACTACAACTTCCCGGCCTATTCCGTCGGTGAGACCCGTCCGATGCGCTCTCCGGGACGCCGTGAAATTGGTCACGGTGCTCTAGCTGAACGCGCCATCGTGCCCGTCCTCCCCGCGAAAGACACCTTCCCTTACGTGGTGCGTGTTGTCAGCGAAGTGTTGAGCTCTAATGGCTCCACTTCAATGGGCTCCGTGTGCGGCAGCACCTTGGCTCTGATGGATGCCGGTGTTCCTCTGAAGGCGCCTGTGAGTGGTGCGGCGATGGGCCTGATCAAGGAGGGGGATGAGGTCAAAATCCTCACCGACATTCAAGGCATTGAAGACTTCCTTGGCGACATGGACTTCAAAGTGGCGGGTACCGATAAGGGGATTACCGCGCTGCAGATGGACATGAAGATCACGGGTCTGCCCGTAAGCATCATTGCTGAGGCTGTGAATCAGGCGCGTCCTGCGCGTCTACACATCCTTGAAAAGATGATGGAAGCGATCGAGAGTCCGCGTGAAGGGCTATCTCCTCATGCGCCTCGCCTGCTGAGTTTCCGCATTGATCCTGAGCTGATTGGCACGGTGATCGGACCTGGTGGGCGCACCATCAAGAACATCACGGAGCGCACCAACACCAAGATCGACATTGAGGACAGTGGCATTGTCACCATTGCTTCTCATGATGGTGCGGCGGCAGAGGAAGCCCAGAAAATCATTGAAGGCCTCACCCGCAAGGTGAATGAGGGTGAAGTGTTTACGGGTTCCATTACCCGCATCATTCCGATCGGTGCCTTTGTTGAAATTCTTCCGGGTAAAGAGGGAATGATTCACATCTCACAGCTTTCTGAGGCGAGAGTCGAGAAAGTGGAAGATGTGGTGAAGGTGGGAGATGAGGTCACAGTGCGTGTCCGTGAAATAGACAATCGCGGTCGTATCAACCTCACCCTGCGTGGCGTTCCCCAGAACGGTGAGTCGCCTGACTCCCAACCGGCTCCAACACCAGTAGCGCCTCTCTCCTGA
- a CDS encoding 3'(2'),5'-bisphosphate nucleotidase CysQ has protein sequence MMPSSPTLLAGINLEDVLKVLRPLSWGAADILRAYARGEQPPHGFPKALSVDNGGEGPVSAADLAVNQWLLDGLKQSFPTAGWTLLSEETAKEQLIEGQPLAAEWLWILDPLDGTKDFLQGTGEYAVHLALVHQQRPVLGVVLVPEREELWIGVVGSGTWCENRSGERAPVRFSARAITNELILVASRSHRDQRLEQLITALELGESKAVGSVGCKVATILRGETDLYISLSGKSAPKDWDMAAPEAVLLAAGGAFTHADGAELTYNTGDVRQAGCLIASHGKTHAALCEKATRAMGLIDPGFQV, from the coding sequence ATGATGCCGAGCTCGCCGACCCTTCTTGCCGGTATCAACCTGGAAGATGTTTTAAAGGTTCTTCGCCCTCTCAGCTGGGGGGCTGCAGACATCCTGCGCGCCTATGCCCGTGGAGAACAGCCACCCCACGGGTTTCCGAAAGCCCTCAGCGTTGACAATGGCGGCGAAGGCCCAGTGTCCGCTGCTGATCTAGCGGTCAATCAATGGCTCCTGGATGGCTTAAAACAATCTTTCCCCACCGCTGGTTGGACCCTTCTCAGTGAAGAAACCGCCAAGGAGCAACTAATTGAGGGACAACCCTTAGCTGCTGAGTGGCTATGGATTTTGGATCCACTCGATGGAACCAAAGATTTCTTGCAAGGCACAGGGGAATATGCCGTCCATCTGGCCTTGGTGCATCAACAGCGCCCTGTGCTTGGGGTCGTTCTGGTTCCAGAACGAGAAGAGCTTTGGATTGGTGTGGTGGGTAGCGGCACCTGGTGCGAAAACCGCTCCGGTGAGCGAGCACCGGTTCGTTTCAGTGCGCGCGCGATCACAAATGAGCTCATCTTGGTGGCAAGCCGCAGTCACAGGGATCAACGACTTGAACAGTTGATCACCGCCCTAGAACTCGGCGAATCAAAGGCAGTGGGCAGTGTCGGCTGCAAAGTGGCCACGATCCTTCGTGGCGAAACCGATTTGTACATTTCCCTATCTGGGAAAAGTGCTCCGAAAGATTGGGATATGGCCGCACCAGAGGCCGTCCTTCTCGCTGCTGGTGGTGCCTTTACCCATGCCGATGGCGCAGAGCTCACGTACAACACCGGAGATGTTCGCCAGGCAGGTTGCTTGATCGCTAGCCATGGAAAAACCCATGCCGCTTTATGTGAAAAAGCGACACGGGCGATGGGACTGATTGATCCCGGTTTTCAGGTCTGA
- the rsmI gene encoding 16S rRNA (cytidine(1402)-2'-O)-methyltransferase — protein sequence MKQRAEPAAGVLYVVGTPIGHLGDLSPRARDLLIAVDTIACEDTRHSGQLLSRIGSTARRCSFHQHNTRTRIPQLLLELDEGRSVAVISDAGLPGISDPGQELVAAARLSGCEVISIPGPCAATTALVSSGLPSDRFCFEGFLPAKGKERRERLAFIASEQRTSVIYEAPHRLCQLLDELFELCGEERPLQVARELTKRHEQQVGPTVGVARNHFQEHTPQGECTVVLGGAVPVEIEAFTDKQCCQQLLALTAEGMSAKDAAKLLSSKIGRSKRELYALLHAETEQAD from the coding sequence GTGAAGCAACGCGCTGAACCTGCGGCTGGAGTGCTTTATGTCGTAGGCACTCCGATTGGCCATCTCGGTGACCTGTCGCCTCGAGCGCGTGATCTGTTGATCGCTGTGGACACGATTGCTTGTGAGGACACGCGTCATAGCGGACAGCTGCTGAGCCGTATCGGTTCAACAGCAAGGCGGTGCTCGTTCCATCAGCACAACACCCGCACGCGAATTCCCCAGCTGTTACTGGAACTGGACGAGGGCCGCAGCGTTGCGGTGATTAGTGATGCAGGCTTGCCCGGAATTAGTGATCCTGGGCAGGAGTTGGTCGCTGCCGCGCGCCTGTCGGGTTGTGAGGTGATTTCTATTCCCGGTCCCTGTGCGGCGACGACAGCCTTGGTAAGCAGCGGGCTTCCTAGCGATCGGTTTTGTTTTGAGGGTTTTCTCCCCGCTAAGGGCAAGGAACGCCGAGAGCGGCTGGCCTTCATTGCTAGCGAGCAGCGCACCAGCGTGATTTATGAAGCCCCTCATCGTTTGTGCCAACTTCTCGACGAGCTGTTTGAGCTCTGCGGTGAGGAGCGACCATTACAAGTGGCTCGAGAACTCACGAAGCGGCATGAGCAACAGGTGGGCCCAACCGTTGGAGTAGCGCGGAATCATTTTCAAGAACACACCCCCCAGGGGGAATGCACGGTGGTGTTGGGTGGAGCCGTACCCGTCGAGATCGAAGCCTTCACTGACAAACAGTGTTGTCAGCAGTTATTAGCACTCACGGCAGAGGGGATGAGTGCCAAAGATGCGGCCAAGCTGTTGTCCAGCAAAATTGGACGTTCCAAACGCGAGCTCTATGCGTTGCTTCACGCGGAGACCGAACAGGCAGACTGA
- a CDS encoding helix-turn-helix domain-containing protein: protein MAPSRLNDSHKQEIVERYRAGDTSAQIAAAYGCSTNTVSRTVRSLLSPEEYAELKAQRSAKNSGLASSVPEIETAEVSRPENPQTSLEDSGIEVPSSKGEGEDFSSADLNDNETFNTDDENVFHEIAVLPVDLPQVTTQQVICRPFASELLPDSVYMLVDKTVELDPRPLSEFPELGLSDPSEQQRQALCLFASPRAAKRQCGRNQRVIKVPHTQVFEQTTSYLLARGITHLVVEGSLFALKS, encoded by the coding sequence ATGGCCCCCAGCCGGCTCAACGACAGCCACAAGCAGGAAATTGTGGAGCGGTACCGCGCTGGGGACACAAGCGCCCAGATCGCCGCGGCCTACGGCTGCAGCACCAACACGGTGAGTCGAACCGTAAGGTCCCTGCTCAGCCCTGAGGAGTATGCCGAGCTCAAAGCCCAGCGTTCTGCCAAAAACTCTGGCTTAGCGAGCAGCGTGCCTGAAATCGAGACTGCTGAGGTCAGCCGTCCCGAGAATCCACAAACCAGCCTCGAAGACTCCGGAATAGAAGTACCAAGCTCCAAGGGAGAGGGCGAGGATTTCAGTAGCGCCGATCTCAACGACAACGAGACCTTCAACACGGACGATGAAAATGTCTTCCATGAAATAGCAGTGCTGCCGGTCGACCTACCTCAGGTCACCACCCAACAAGTCATTTGCCGACCCTTTGCATCTGAACTGTTGCCAGACAGCGTGTACATGCTTGTCGACAAAACGGTGGAGCTCGATCCACGGCCACTCAGTGAGTTCCCTGAATTGGGCCTCAGTGATCCTTCAGAGCAGCAACGGCAGGCCTTATGCCTCTTCGCAAGTCCACGCGCTGCTAAACGCCAATGCGGCCGCAATCAGCGCGTGATCAAAGTGCCACACACCCAGGTCTTTGAGCAAACAACCTCTTACCTGCTCGCCCGTGGGATCACGCACTTGGTGGTTGAGGGATCCCTGTTTGCACTCAAGTCCTAA
- a CDS encoding 4a-hydroxytetrahydrobiopterin dehydratase: MDLAKQTCIPCQEGAPKLTEMELADLLPQLPGWEVVDHHHLARSLRFIDFQTALDWVNAAGAICEVEGHHAEFSLGWAHAEAVIYTHKVDGLTQADVVLAAKLNGIDV, encoded by the coding sequence ATGGATTTAGCCAAACAGACCTGTATCCCCTGCCAAGAAGGCGCTCCCAAGCTCACTGAAATGGAACTTGCTGATCTTCTGCCTCAATTGCCTGGGTGGGAGGTGGTTGATCACCATCACCTCGCTCGCTCGCTGCGATTCATCGACTTCCAGACTGCTCTCGATTGGGTGAATGCAGCTGGAGCAATCTGTGAGGTTGAGGGACACCATGCTGAGTTTTCCCTGGGCTGGGCCCATGCGGAAGCGGTGATTTACACCCACAAGGTGGATGGCTTAACGCAAGCCGATGTGGTCTTGGCCGCAAAACTAAATGGAATTGATGTTTAG
- a CDS encoding DUF2808 domain-containing protein, translated as MNKAVTLSLLFLCAQPLSSQSTELYGQEFFESPPRNISIHNSYSNAYQRSYPVISLELPANAGANLERIALSQINGTERWKWGGKDLTVYSGFYNMRKRGEKGLANIQFNDESGTTEIVFNPSVKPGQIVSVVIPSINPKQGVYEWSASFYPESPSLPPSQTLGPVLRLDIYRSNIRF; from the coding sequence GTGAATAAAGCTGTCACTCTTTCTCTTCTTTTTCTTTGTGCTCAGCCATTGAGCTCGCAATCGACAGAGCTATATGGTCAGGAGTTTTTTGAAAGTCCTCCTAGAAATATTTCAATTCATAATTCATATTCTAATGCGTATCAGAGGTCTTATCCCGTTATTTCATTGGAGCTACCTGCAAATGCTGGGGCGAACCTTGAAAGAATCGCTTTGTCGCAAATTAATGGTACTGAGAGGTGGAAATGGGGAGGTAAGGATCTCACTGTTTATTCTGGATTTTATAATATGAGAAAGCGTGGAGAAAAAGGTCTTGCAAATATACAATTCAATGATGAGAGTGGAACTACTGAAATTGTCTTCAATCCTTCTGTTAAGCCTGGTCAGATCGTTAGCGTGGTTATTCCAAGTATCAATCCAAAGCAGGGGGTTTACGAATGGTCGGCAAGTTTTTACCCTGAGTCTCCTTCCTTGCCTCCCTCCCAAACGCTTGGTCCAGTCTTGCGCTTGGATATTTATCGGTCAAACATTCGTTTTTAA
- a CDS encoding DUF3104 domain-containing protein — protein MSVDHSLQGRSPFASKDAPAFLSVSSGDFVIVQAEQLVARKVDSNWWMGQVVFCEGGARDPMVNTMFQVSNVDDGVIHWVNGDEVTHIVRSLDGLQLMA, from the coding sequence GTGAGCGTCGACCACTCTCTTCAGGGCAGGAGTCCGTTTGCGAGCAAGGATGCTCCCGCATTCCTGAGCGTTAGTTCTGGCGACTTTGTGATTGTCCAGGCGGAGCAGTTGGTTGCGCGAAAGGTTGATAGCAATTGGTGGATGGGACAGGTGGTGTTCTGTGAAGGGGGAGCTAGGGACCCGATGGTGAACACAATGTTCCAAGTCTCCAACGTCGATGATGGTGTTATCCATTGGGTCAATGGTGATGAGGTCACGCATATTGTCCGTTCGTTGGACGGCCTACAGCTGATGGCTTGA
- a CDS encoding hydantoinase B/oxoprolinase family protein has product MTTQWQFWIDRGGTFTDLVGRAPTGELVVRKVLSEPAIDRGDPAVCAIREVMGLSVAAQIPPGLIQEVRLGTTVATNALLEGAGEPVLLITNQGLSDLLLIGDQHRPDLFALEIPAPQSLAVAVVESRGRLNADGEEVEPLCLDAELETTLRAYRSSGIHACAIALMHAWREPCHERRLAELAQTIGFTTVVCSHQVSPLPRLVPRSQTSVVEAAVEQVLFRYLQQVRQSLGGQARLRVMSSSGALQGLEQLLAKDTILSGPAGGMVGAVAAAEAAGLAGQALVGVDMGGTSTDVFCLPAGASDQDWERSAETKIAGLELTAARLPIHTVAAGGGSIIRSDGDGLQVGPRSAGASPGPACYRHGGPLTITDAHLFLGRLQVEAFPPVFGPAADLPPDLEVVQQRFGELACRLGCDPESLAEGALDLAVETMAGAIQQVSLLRGHDIRAGALVAYGGAAGQLACRVAQVLGLRQVLIHPLAGVLSAFGLGQARLREWRQVVVRRPLETDLLVSLPGRIRQELAVAEAKLQAAGAGHASQWEHRIRLELREASSEQGLLIPITDLTSPLQRSQLEGAFDQAHCQRFGYKPPRTTALMLERLEVEVLTAPAPIQHDTQMASATQPVSGALSTTATIHWAGLGWQEVPVVQRCDALLREPLPGPALILDATGCTVLEPGWSACCDSEGSLLLTAAELPVQRSARDQVVDVPDPVDLSLFHHRFMVIAEQMGERLRQTSRSVNIRERLDFSCALFDQDGALVANAPHIPVHLGSMGEAVLDLLHQIQRGERPPLEPGETVLSNDPYHGGTHLPDITAMTPVFGDGERPSYYVACRGHHADVGGLTPGSMPPFSREIGEEGLRLRNWSLLRGGVLDVDGWNAILRAERQPPRSPDVLWADLQAQVAANLLGVDRLETLMLQEGPRRVSRYMRFVQTHAAEAVRRVISRLADQQFSVELDHGGRLQLALHVDHKARTACLDFTGTSPQGDHNFHAPLAVTKAAVLYVLRCLVDESIPLNAGCFEPLTLIVPQGSLLNPLPPAAVVAGNVETSQALCNLLFAAMGVMAAAQGTMNNLTFGDEHSQYYETIAGGGGAGPGFQGSFGVQTHMTNSRLTDPEILEQRFPVRLERFQLRRGSGGKGRWSGGDGLEREIRFLAPMTVALLSGSRRVAPFGLAGGEAGALGMACLREEGGPWRKQPGCFEQSVQTGERLWIATPGGGGWGMVERTL; this is encoded by the coding sequence ATGACAACCCAATGGCAATTTTGGATTGATCGAGGCGGAACCTTCACGGATCTCGTGGGTCGCGCCCCGACTGGTGAGCTTGTGGTTCGCAAAGTGCTTTCAGAGCCAGCGATCGATCGTGGTGATCCCGCTGTTTGTGCCATCCGAGAGGTCATGGGTTTGTCTGTGGCGGCCCAGATCCCGCCGGGTTTGATTCAGGAGGTGCGATTGGGGACAACAGTCGCGACCAATGCCCTTTTGGAGGGTGCAGGGGAGCCTGTTCTGTTGATCACGAACCAGGGTCTGTCGGATTTGTTGTTGATCGGTGATCAGCATCGCCCTGATCTATTCGCCTTGGAGATTCCTGCTCCGCAGTCGCTTGCTGTGGCGGTTGTTGAATCCAGAGGGCGATTGAATGCCGATGGGGAGGAGGTAGAACCGCTTTGTCTTGATGCAGAACTGGAGACAACGCTGCGCGCGTATCGCAGTTCTGGTATTCATGCCTGCGCCATTGCCCTGATGCATGCGTGGCGTGAGCCTTGCCATGAGCGGCGACTGGCTGAGTTGGCGCAAACGATCGGATTCACCACGGTGGTTTGTTCCCATCAGGTAAGCCCACTGCCGCGCTTGGTCCCCCGGTCGCAGACCAGCGTCGTTGAGGCGGCGGTGGAACAGGTGCTTTTTCGCTATCTCCAACAGGTGAGGCAGTCACTTGGTGGGCAAGCACGACTGCGGGTGATGTCCTCAAGTGGTGCCTTACAAGGTCTTGAACAACTGCTCGCGAAGGACACCATCCTGTCTGGGCCTGCTGGCGGAATGGTCGGGGCGGTTGCTGCAGCAGAGGCTGCTGGTTTGGCAGGTCAGGCGCTCGTAGGGGTGGACATGGGTGGCACCAGCACCGACGTGTTTTGTTTGCCAGCAGGAGCCTCAGACCAGGACTGGGAGCGCAGCGCTGAGACCAAAATTGCAGGTCTCGAACTGACGGCTGCACGACTTCCGATCCATACCGTCGCCGCAGGTGGGGGCTCGATCATTCGCAGTGATGGCGATGGTTTGCAGGTCGGCCCTCGCTCTGCAGGCGCTAGCCCTGGACCAGCTTGCTATCGCCATGGCGGTCCCTTAACCATCACAGACGCCCATCTTTTTCTGGGTCGATTACAGGTGGAAGCCTTCCCCCCCGTGTTTGGTCCTGCGGCGGATTTGCCTCCGGATCTGGAGGTGGTACAGCAGCGCTTTGGGGAGCTTGCCTGCCGATTGGGATGCGATCCGGAGTCGCTTGCGGAAGGAGCGCTTGACCTCGCCGTGGAAACGATGGCTGGTGCCATTCAGCAGGTGTCGTTGCTTCGTGGTCACGACATTCGTGCTGGGGCGCTTGTGGCCTACGGCGGAGCGGCCGGGCAATTGGCCTGCCGAGTCGCGCAAGTGTTGGGTCTTCGCCAAGTGTTGATCCATCCACTTGCTGGCGTGTTGTCGGCTTTTGGTCTGGGTCAGGCGCGCCTGCGCGAATGGCGTCAGGTGGTGGTGCGGCGCCCTCTTGAAACGGACTTGTTGGTGTCACTTCCTGGAAGGATTCGCCAGGAGTTGGCTGTTGCGGAGGCGAAGCTGCAGGCCGCTGGAGCGGGCCATGCGTCCCAATGGGAGCACCGCATTCGTCTTGAACTTCGGGAGGCTTCGTCCGAACAGGGATTGCTGATCCCGATCACTGATCTCACCTCACCCTTGCAACGTTCGCAGTTGGAAGGTGCTTTTGACCAAGCCCACTGTCAGCGTTTTGGCTACAAGCCTCCTCGCACCACTGCCTTGATGTTGGAGCGGTTGGAGGTAGAAGTTTTAACGGCACCAGCACCCATTCAGCACGACACCCAGATGGCATCAGCCACGCAGCCGGTGTCTGGAGCTCTCAGCACAACAGCCACCATTCACTGGGCTGGGCTGGGTTGGCAGGAGGTTCCGGTGGTGCAACGCTGTGATGCTTTGTTGCGTGAGCCCTTGCCGGGGCCAGCCTTAATCCTTGATGCCACGGGTTGCACCGTGCTGGAGCCTGGTTGGTCAGCCTGCTGCGACTCCGAAGGAAGCTTGCTACTCACTGCTGCTGAGCTACCGGTTCAAAGGTCAGCTCGAGATCAGGTTGTAGATGTTCCAGATCCGGTGGACCTGAGCCTGTTTCATCACCGCTTCATGGTGATTGCTGAGCAGATGGGGGAGCGGCTTCGGCAGACGAGCCGCTCTGTGAATATCCGCGAGCGCTTGGACTTTTCCTGTGCGTTGTTCGATCAAGACGGAGCATTGGTTGCCAATGCTCCCCATATCCCAGTGCATTTGGGCTCTATGGGTGAGGCGGTGTTGGATCTTCTGCACCAGATCCAACGCGGTGAACGCCCTCCACTGGAACCGGGCGAAACAGTGCTGAGCAACGACCCGTATCACGGAGGTACCCATCTCCCAGACATCACGGCGATGACCCCCGTCTTCGGTGACGGGGAACGACCCAGTTACTACGTTGCTTGTCGCGGACACCACGCTGATGTCGGGGGCCTTACGCCTGGCTCCATGCCTCCTTTCAGTCGTGAGATCGGAGAGGAAGGCCTACGGCTCCGCAACTGGTCACTTCTGCGTGGTGGGGTCTTGGATGTGGATGGCTGGAACGCGATTTTGAGAGCGGAGCGGCAGCCGCCGCGCTCTCCCGATGTGCTTTGGGCGGATCTGCAGGCTCAGGTGGCGGCCAACCTCCTCGGCGTGGACCGGCTCGAGACGTTGATGCTGCAGGAGGGACCAAGGCGGGTCAGTCGCTATATGCGCTTTGTTCAAACCCATGCGGCGGAAGCGGTGCGTCGTGTGATCAGTCGTTTGGCGGATCAGCAGTTCAGCGTGGAGCTAGACCATGGCGGCCGTTTGCAGCTTGCTTTGCATGTGGACCACAAAGCGCGTACGGCTTGCCTCGATTTCACTGGGACGAGCCCCCAAGGAGACCACAACTTTCATGCTCCGCTAGCGGTCACCAAAGCCGCTGTGTTGTATGTGCTGCGCTGCTTGGTGGATGAATCAATCCCCCTCAATGCAGGCTGTTTTGAGCCGCTTACTTTGATCGTCCCGCAGGGATCACTGTTGAATCCCCTCCCCCCAGCGGCTGTGGTGGCAGGCAATGTGGAGACCTCTCAGGCGCTCTGCAACCTGTTATTCGCTGCGATGGGGGTGATGGCCGCGGCGCAGGGAACGATGAACAATCTCACCTTTGGAGATGAACATTCTCAGTATTACGAAACGATTGCCGGAGGCGGTGGGGCAGGTCCGGGGTTTCAGGGTTCGTTTGGGGTACAGACCCACATGACGAACTCCAGGCTCACCGATCCGGAAATCCTCGAACAACGATTCCCTGTGCGTTTGGAACGTTTCCAGTTGCGCCGAGGCAGTGGGGGGAAAGGACGCTGGTCAGGTGGTGATGGACTGGAGCGTGAGATTCGTTTTCTTGCACCGATGACGGTGGCTTTGCTGTCTGGGTCGCGCCGCGTCGCGCCATTTGGTTTGGCTGGCGGAGAAGCTGGTGCTCTGGGAATGGCTTGCTTGCGTGAAGAGGGAGGCCCCTGGCGAAAGCAACCAGGTTGCTTTGAGCAGAGCGTTCAAACCGGAGAGCGACTTTGGATTGCAACGCCTGGTGGCGGTGGTTGGGGAATGGTGGAACGGACGCTATGA
- a CDS encoding glucosamine-6-phosphate deaminase has product MDSVVDQLEQGLLDSFEHQAFRPLGLATGRTMEPFYAALVSRLRAWPTDRLQLLRQRWRSFNLDEYVGLAPEHPSSFSAFMGHHLVRPLGLNPAQVVLPDGAAANPQVAADRFAAEIRSAGGIGSQLLGLGSNGHVGFNEPPCGPDVRCRVVKLSPATRSQNAPAFQGSPALVPEQAITLGLREILEAKELHLIVTGAPKAAILRKALDLDGDPEVPASWLRRHPNLWLWVDDAAWGEEGP; this is encoded by the coding sequence ATGGATTCTGTTGTTGATCAGCTGGAGCAAGGGTTGCTGGACTCTTTTGAACATCAGGCATTTCGGCCCCTGGGATTGGCGACAGGACGCACCATGGAGCCGTTTTATGCCGCCTTGGTCTCGCGTTTAAGGGCTTGGCCTACGGATCGTCTGCAGCTGTTGCGTCAGCGCTGGCGCAGTTTCAATCTTGATGAATATGTGGGTTTGGCACCGGAGCATCCCAGCTCGTTCTCTGCCTTTATGGGGCATCACCTGGTGCGGCCTTTAGGGCTTAATCCTGCGCAGGTGGTGTTGCCAGATGGAGCTGCTGCAAACCCTCAGGTGGCGGCTGATCGCTTTGCAGCCGAGATCCGCAGCGCTGGGGGGATTGGCTCGCAGCTATTGGGATTGGGCAGCAATGGTCATGTGGGATTCAACGAGCCCCCGTGCGGTCCAGATGTGCGCTGTCGTGTGGTGAAACTCAGCCCCGCTACGCGATCGCAAAATGCTCCTGCGTTCCAGGGCAGTCCAGCGTTGGTGCCGGAGCAAGCGATCACCCTGGGTTTGCGCGAGATCCTTGAGGCGAAGGAACTGCACCTGATCGTGACGGGTGCGCCTAAGGCGGCGATTCTGCGCAAGGCGTTGGATCTTGATGGTGATCCGGAGGTGCCTGCCAGCTGGCTACGGCGTCACCCAAACCTTTGGTTGTGGGTGGATGATGCGGCATGGGGAGAGGAAGGGCCCTGA